The sequence below is a genomic window from Corvus cornix cornix isolate S_Up_H32 chromosome 1, ASM73873v5, whole genome shotgun sequence.
CCAACCAGATGGGACCGGTTCCTTCCCCAAAGGCAGCTTCGCTGAGAGCAGACACAGCAGatccacagcccagctgcctgcatACAACGTTGGCATCTGCCATGTCCCAGGTGTCATCACAGATTGTTCCCCAGGAACCCTGGTGCCAAATCTCCACTCTGCCTGAACATTCATCCTCTCCTCCCATGACTCGCAACTTCTCCCGgtctgcaaaacacagaaatcttcTGTTTTACTGAAACAGCAGGAAGGTCCACAGGGAccaatgaagaaaaacaaggaggTGGAGGTACCTGAACAACTTGTAGAGTTTGGACACTCAGCAAGTGCAGCTGGAGATGTTGcctcccttcttcctgcagaatttaaataattaagtaaataatttttctctgaaaaaaatcaaggaagtATAAAATACCTGAAGATTAACCATCAAGTTCATTGTTTCCTGAAATATGTATGGCCTGTTTAGTTCTTGGTGGATGGCTCTTTGGCTGTTGCTGTGAGTAATAATTTTCCTAATGGTTATGCTGTCCTTCTCATGGGGCAGCTGCAATCTCTTTCAGGATATCTGAATGTCATCCAGAGTTCATTTGTATTATAGTGAATGTATATGAATACAGGTATTGATGCCCACAGGTGTGAAATGCTGTCATAAGAGCAGGCATTAGAAAGGGACCTTTAGAACCAAACTGATCTGTACACTTGGCCATGGCTATGTGTATACACTGATATGCCTCCATACATGTAGAAACATAGACTTGCCTCTACACCTCTTGGGAAGTCTCATCCCAACTCAGATCTCACAGACTGACTATGTATCATagatttttgcattaaaaaatatgcaatGGCACCATCCTGTTAGGGAATTCCTTGGGATTTCACTGGGTGACAGCACTCTGTGATTTTAATTCACTCCTTTGAGTCAAGGATATAGACAAAGAACAATGTTGCTGCCATTTGCATGAAACTAGAAATAATATATACCAGATAACAAGTGAACATAAGGTAGTTACTGCAACGTCCACATGTGCATGCATACGTTAATGTATATGTCTGGCCATATACAAATGCATTTCTAATCACCAGTGCAAGTAATATGGGTCTCTTCTGCTCGGTTATCACACGACTGAGGATTCCAGGGGTCTGACTGACACTGCCagagagagctgtgctgctcagtgcaCTCAATGTGGTCCAGCCACGTGGGCCCAGACCCTCTGCCATATTTGAAGTCTGTTGCtattcttcctccctctccacagCCCAGGTGTTTGCACACAGTTGCTGCGGTGAGCTGGGACATGCGATTGGAACAAACGCTCCCCCACGTCCCGTTGTAGAAAACTTCTACACGCCCAGCACAGTCATTGCCATTCACCAGCCTCAGAGCCAGGAAATCTGGAAGTGAAGACATAAAAATGGAATTAGTGCCACAAACTTCTTGTGACTTGTTTCTTCCCTGCCTGTGTAATAGCACTTCATTTACAGTGCTGACTGCCTGTTTTGGTTCTACCTGTATTGTGGAGCATGGATGCTTCAGAGGCTGCAGTCCTTTTAGGATTGGTACTGGCTCCATAGTGGGCCCTAACAGTCTGCACTCCCTTCAGGGGtcatcagtatttttttccacatctcttctatttctcctctctcttgcTGTTGCCATTCTGTCTTAAATATGTGTGAGCAGAGCCACCATAAACTGCTTGGATTGTCTGATGCTTTGGTGCACAGTGGGTTGTTTCCATTGGTTTCAGAGGCAGCTGTAACTGACTAATGAGCACACTGCTCCTTGCAGTGGAAATCTTTACAAACCTGTCCAATTTATCCCCCAAATATCCTACCACACCACAGTCTTttttgtatgtatgtgtgtgttggTGCTTAATATGGGCTTCTGTAGATCCTGTGTACCCTGGTAGGACCAAGAAGATGTGCTGACCAGCTATGCCTCAAGTAATCAAGACAGCAAGAGGCTGTCCTAGCAAGTCTCCACTGTTCTCTACTTCCTGTTCATGCAGCCCTCCTGTTTGAACCCACAGGCTCAAAAGAGGGTTTTCCAAACACACCTGAGCACAGGACTCCAGCATCCTCTTTGTGTTGGCAGTTGTGCTGGCCCCATGCCCTAGAGGGACATGCCCAGAGATCAGATTCAGCCCCAGTACAATTCACGTCATCCAGCCAGATCTGCCCTGACCCTGCTCCATAGTGAGCAGAGACGAATGCCTCGATGGCATGTCCACATCCAAGCTGTTTGCAAACAACGTTGGCATCTGATAGATCCCAGTTATCATCGCAGATGGTGCCCCAGATGCCATGATGATAAAGCTCTACTCTCCCAGCGCAGCGGTTTGTTCCATTCACCAGCTTCATCTGCCTGCTGCCTGTAGGAAGAAAATCCAGCTGCCAACATGCAACACAACTATAATGCACAGGTCAGCATAATGGCAATGTTTCTGAAGCACTTTTAAGACATCATGTTCTTGTTATATCCCAATTCTTCTGCTATGGTTGCTTGGGCAGAAGTCCTGTGAGGCTAAAATTGCATAAAGGGAAAGGCCTACTCGTGCATCAGGTAGATGTTTGAATAAGTTCTGTGAGATGTTGCAACAAGGAGTGTCTAATCATACTAAGTATACATAGAGGCCACCTTGTCTTAGAAAGCCAGACAACCTGTTTTCTATCTATACTCATTTAGTTAGAGACAGAGACTGTTCCTGTTGCAGATGGGTTACAAAATCAGAGAAGAGTAGAAGCAGTTGTAATATTCTGTAGAAAGGCTGCAGGTATCTATACATATGGAGATGTcacaaaataaaagatatttacTTCTCAGGTGGCAGTAAGAATGCTTGGCAATCATAGCCAAATTAGTGTTCTTATGGCTTCTGTGTTCTAAGAGTTCTTTTTGATTCTGGAAGATAATTCTGTAAGAAATTCAGATGACGAAAGTATTATGTAAATTACACTTGCTTCCTTAACTATCATCAAGCTCAGACTCATACCTACTTAAGATCTGGTGACACCACAAGGTGGGCTGAAGAAACCCTAGGAAACATTCTGTACCTTTCACACAGTGACTCACCCAAACAAATCACACCAACATCTTCAGAAACTCCTGTTGGCACTGTCTGATGATGGGAGGTGTTGCAGAGCATCAGCTGAGTCTCATTTCCAGTACACTGGACACTCCTTAGGCCAACAAGACCCATCCCTCGCTCAGACTTTGGAAGGTAATAGGCTTTCTCGGCAGTTCCACACTGGAGCTGTCTGCACACCACATGAGCATCCTTGATGTCCCAGTCATCATCCAGGACTCTGCTCCACACACCATGGAGGAAGATCTCAACTCGCCCATCACAGCGGCTCTCGCCCCCTGAGAGTCTGAGTGATTCAGCAAGACCTGGGCtcaagagagctggaaaacatATTGAGTAACATCTACTGCTCTTACTGCAGTAGGAATAACTTGCAGGAGAGCTATGGAAGACAAATTTCTGTGCTGGTAAAATATTAATTCTCACCACTGATTAAGGAGACTGTCCCTGTTAaggctttgtttgctttcatgCACACAAAAGCCTGTGATGGGAAGCGAGAAAGGCTTCCCCAGCTCATAGTCTAGATCCTGTCAGTGAGATCACCAGCACTGCTTTGGTCTGAAGTTGCACCACCCATAAAAGGCCACTGCTGACTTACCTGAGCAAGTTACAGTGGCTGCTTCTTTGGCTGAACATGTTGGATTCCCCAAAGTCACTTGAGCACAATCCCACAGGCAGGACTCTGTGCCTTCACAGTGAAAAGCATCTCTCCATATAGGCCCATTCCCATCCACAAAACCATCTTCCATCTGGATTGACTTTGCATAGCCACAGTTCAGCTGATGGCAGAGAACACTGGCAGCTTGCAAATTCCAGTGGGAGCGGCAGAGTCTTCCCCACGTGTCTCCATGGCGGATCTCCACTATGCCAGAGCATGTGGTGCCATTCACCAGCCTGCCCCCTGGACACCCTGAATGTAAGAGAAAGGGAGTACTGGAGTGTTACATTTGCAATTGCTCATGGGCATGACCTGGAAGTgactgggaaatgggaatgaGTTTTCCTTATCATTCAGTAGTAAAAATGACTTAACTGGGCCAGACTTGTAACTAGAAACTTCCATACCCATAACAAGACTTCAGTCCATCCTATTTTACTGAGAAGAATGACTAGAAATCAGGATCAGGTCCcatttggaaattttaaaatcagggCACTAGGTTTTGGGGCTCTGGGTCAACCAATAGACCTTAAATGTTCAGACCGGTATCACCAAGGGCCTACAGTTCTGCATCCTTCAACTGCTGGTCCAAGTCCTCACTTAAACCTCGACCAGGAATTCAGTCCTTGCCTCAAGTACCTGACAGGTGTAACTGTCTCCAGTCTTGTCTCATGCTATGCCTGGCTGTCCTCTCCAGCTGGACCCTACATCTCACTGATTGCTTTGACTTCTCTGGGGCTGCACATAGACCTTATTACCAGTACCTTCCTCTGTGCAGGTGCTTTGGATTGTGCCTTGGTGACAAGggctctgtctgtgctgtgctcagcctcTGTGCCCTCATCCTGAGCTGTGGAGCTGCCCTGTTCTTGCTGCTGCCTGACACAAGGAGCATTTCAGAGAGAGCAACCTTGTGGTACAGGCGAAGTGCAGCCTTGACTCCTGTTGCAGCAGACAAAAGATGGACTCCACATACGCCCTCCACATACACCCTGACTCCACATACACCCTCTGAATTTTGAGTCCATATTTTTCCTCAAGGAAGGAGTTTTTCAATTTTCTCCTTAGACCTTTCCACTGCTCACCTGAACACACCACACGAGCCTCTTTTCCAGCAGGGCATTCATCATGACTTAGAGCACGCACAGGACAGTCTCTCAGGCGTGAGCCATTCTTCTTGCAGCTGAATGTGCCATTCCAGACAGTCCCATTTCCTTCCCCAAAGGACTGTTCACTTGGTATCTGTAGTGCAACTCCACAGTCTAGCTGCTGGCAGATGATATTGGCAGCTGGTAGATCCCACAGGTAGTCACACAGGGTTCCCCATGTCCCTCCGTGAAGAAGCTCTACTCTCCCTGAGCATGCAGTACTGCCATTTGCCAGCCTGTACCCACCGTAGCCTGCAGAAAGAACAAAGGAGCTTAGCAGTTACTTTTGGTTTTCTGTGCCGTTGCACTGAAAGCTGTAAGAGACCTCGATAAGTGCAAGGAACTAGCACTTATTTATGTGTCAGGTTACTGGAAAGCATGCTGGAACAGGATGCTGATAAGCCAGctccaaaaaacccctctaTATTTTTTGTGAGGTAGCCTGCACTGTATGACTAAAAATCTTTTGTCTCTTTAAGTTCAGTGTCTCTtccttgctctgctctctcctccccCCTCAATACTGCTTCTACCTTACAACATCTTCTCTTTCAGAGGCAGTTTCAGTACTACCTCACACATGGTAGAGTAGGAGCAACTGGTGTCACTCTCTTTCCCAGTAGTTGGTCATGTCACATTTCCTGGTAAGTAGAAGCTGCAGTGGGGAATTCTCAGCTTTTCTCCATGCCCCACAGAAAGGCTCTGAACACCACAGGCCATATCCATCAGCATATTCGCAATAAATTAAGGGCAGCATGGGTGGCACTGTGGTGTCCTACTGCCAGCCCCATGCAGTCCCTCTGTCTTCTCACACTGTTACTTTCTACCCTTACCTTGTCCTTGCATTGTACCCCTAATGAGACCAGGATTTCAGCTCTGACTGAAAGACTCTGACTAAGACTCTTGCAAGACAGAAGCAGGAGCCAAGGCCTGTTAGATGCCTTAACTGAGCTATTTGGCTGCCACAGCTCTCCAGCCAGTGGTCCAGGTCACTGTGGTTAGGGGTACAGTGTCCAAGGCAATCTTGAAATAGAATGGAGACCTTTGACTGGACAATGGACATGAAGTGCAATCATTTTCCAGGCTTGTTTTGTGAGAAAGTTGCCAGCAGTTCTGCCCCAGGTTTACTTTACCCTTTAGAACTGTGGCCTCAGGAAAAAAGTTGTGTTTGCTAGGTCTAATCTTCGCTTTTGCAGCGGGTTGCAATACAGAGCCATATTCAGAGCCCCCAGCAGCTGTGACTGTGTGGAGTTTTTAAGTAATGTTACCTGCCAGTCACAATGAAAGTCATCTAGGCCTCTGgaaacctttttatttatttatttttttaataacttacAGTTGTAGCTTGTGCCTCCTTCAACCTTTTGGCGATAGGGTACCTCTCCCAGTTTTATAATTAACTAAAGAGCCAGGGATTAACATACACACTGGCaccacaggaaagaaattaatgtctGAATATTCCTGCTTGTCTGCTCTggccctttttccttttattcataAGAGAAAGACATGTAAAGCATTCTTAGCACTGTTGAGTGCTTATCTCTAATAGCATAAAAGAAATGACAGCCCTTTTGGAGTCTGCCTCTGGTGCAGTAGTGAAGTGGTTAGAACAGCCCATGTTAGATGCAGACTCTGAGTAGAGTGAATGAGTGAGTGGGACTACTCTCTGTTATTTCCTGGTCCCCCTTGAATGGCTCAAGGCATGATGGGGGAAGCATCCAGGGATCCTGAGGACCATAGAAGTGTGCAAAGGCTCTGAACTGTGGTTTAACAGGAAGAAGGCATAGAGGACAGTGGTGAATTACGTCCATCAGCCCAAAGTCTCACCTGAACACACAACAGTGGCATCATGAGAGCACGTGTTAGTGTGGTGTATGTTCCTGGGACAGTCTGCAAGGTGAATCTCATTCCCTACACAGTGAAACTCTTCTTGCCAGATCAGTTCATGTCTGTCTCCAAAGTGAGTTCCTCTCAAGGTATCCACAGCGTGGCCACACTCTAACTCATTACATACAACTGAGGCAGTTTTGAAATCAATGTGTGAAAAACAGACAGTCACCCAAGATTCTTCTTGCTTTACTTCCAAATGTCCTGAGCAGGCAGTGTCCCCTCCAGTCAGACGCAGATCAGAGAAGcctggaaaaaaccaaaaaccaagaAATCCAGCATCAAGGGTTGGTTGTACTAACCTATTTTCATAACTCCTGTACCTCAGTGGGCAAGACACATGTCACTTCTCTGAGGATCACTTATACTTTTAAATTGTGACTGGGGCAATTCCTGTATACCActgataagaaagaaaatggtgtaTGGGATTGCTCATTTCTCAGTATGTGAAAACACTAAATCTTtgggaaagaaggagggaaGCTTTGAACATCTGCCAATGACTGAGAAGTAGCAATCCCCAAGTAGATAAATAGACAAATAGTCATTTACTAGTGTGTGTCCTTGAGACTTCATTATTTCAGTGAGTAGGAAGCTAAAGCACCCTAGGAAGAGGAAACAGGAAATGTTCTACCCAGTTTCAGAAAAGGCTAAGAAGACAGTCTGGAGATCTACAGGCTGACCAGCCTCACTTTGGTACTTGGGAAAAATATGGAGTGAATCTTCCGGGAACACATTTGTGGGCACAAGGAGATGAATGGGAAGAGTCAGCATGATTTTATCAAGTGTGTATTATGCCTGTTAGACTGTATTGCCTTCTCTGATAATAATGGATTTATGGATGAGGGGACAGCAGCACATGTCATTTACCTCACATTTAGCACTGCCATTAACATTGTCTTGCACAATATTCTTATGTCCAAAAAGTAGGATGTTACAGTCTGGGTGGAAGGACAACATGGTTAAGCTAATTGAACAGTCAGGCTCAGTCATTAGTGAGTTAATCTCTACCTGAAGATGGTCAGCAAGTGGAATATCACTTGTTGTGTCTTTCCAGGGGCCTGTTCTCTTCAGTGTCTTCTCTTCATGGACAAGGTGATGGAGTACACTCTTATGattttgggggggagggagaTAACCACgagggcagagctgccattCAGGGAGATATAGACAGGCTAGACTAATGGGCTGACGGGAACcttacaaaaatcaaaacaggacAAATGTAAAGTCCTgaagctgggaaggaaaaacctCTTACAATGGTTTTTCTCCAAAGAGTAAAATCTTGCATAGGGAGCAGCCAGACAGATATTGGACTTTTTTTGCCATTGCAGACTGTCCTGTCTTAGCTAACGTGAAGATCTGGAGAAGAAGGGCAGTTGTAGGACATAACACTGCATTTTCTTGCTTCTCCACCTACGACTGCTTTTTTAGCCCCCATTCCTGGTCATAGACAAGTTCAGTACTGCTCTCCTGTTGCCTGGGAGAGCTGTGGTAGAaacaaataatgcttttttttcccctgttctaTGTCACTTAATATGCCCATTCTATGTCATTGCTGTGTCCAGGCAAAGTAGACTTGTACTTGCAGTCAGCAGAAGACTCAATGCTGAAGCAACTTGCTTTGGATGACTAGAGGGAGTACTTGGCTTTATCCAACCCGGACAAAGTTTGATCCCAGGCTCGTATCTTTCTTCCATTATACAAATTTGGATCACTTCTTACCTGAGCAGATCACTCCAATATCAAAGTAATGGGGGCAGGTAAAAGAACCCCatcctgtgtgtgtgcagttcCAGAGAGCAGATTCATCACCACGGCAATCAACTCGGTACAACCACGTCGGTCCAGTTCCTTCTCCAAAAGGAGCTCGATTAAGGGCCTTAACAGCATATCCACAACGTAGTTGCTTACAAACAACCTCAGCATCTTTTATGGTCCAGTCACCATCACACACGGTTCCCCACTGCTCCTCATGTTTTACTTCCACTCTCCCAGAGCAGGGGCCCGTTCCGTTTGACAGCCTCAATTCATCAGCACCTTTAGATAGAACAAGGTTATAGAAAGGACAGAGCCCAATCATGATTATCTATTGCAGATGTTAATGAGATTATTATTACTCTTAATTTACTCTTACATCGGATTTATTTGGTTCACTTTTCTAAATAGTCCAACGTTAAAggtttgggggctttttgcAAGGAATTATGTGTGTATTTACAAGCATGAGCTAACTGCACTGCTAAAATGTAAGTTATTTCTAATGACAGGCAACCTTTCTCTTATACTGACTTATCAGGGCTGTGAAATGCCGAGTAATGTCCCTGCTTTGTGATTCACAAAGCCTGCCACAATAGACACTGCCAACTGGAGTGGGTGAGGGGACCACACGTCAGTGTGTGATTGCTACGGTAGATGAagcttcattttcctgtgaGTTAATTGGCCTGGAAGCcaagtctgtgtgtgtgtctttggGAGTGGGATAACTGGAGGAGCTGGCTACTACAGGGACCAGAGGGGCCAGGCCAGCTACTGCAGAGGTGGTAAGGTGAGGGGGTCAGCTGAAAGACCCAACTCAaagttggctttctgggcttcAAGGGCACACTGCCGGCTCATGTCCAATTTATCCCCACCAGTATCCCCAAGTTCTTCTCCACGGGGCTGCTCTCAAGCCATGCATCCTGAGCCAGGtacaggaccttgcacttggccttgttgaacttcatggGGTGAGGCTCATTTTTCAAACCTGTCAAGATTCCTCTGGATAGCATTCCTTCCCTCAGTGGCTGCACCACTGAGATTGGTGTCCTCTGGAAACTTGCCAAGGGTGAACTCAATCCCACTACTAATGTCAGTAATAAGGATTTTGAGCAGTTCCCATccccctgagggacaccacttgtcactgatctCCATTTGGACATTGAGCCATTGACTGCAACTCTTTGGACGCATCCATCCAGCCAATTTCTTATCCATTGAATAGTCCATCCATCAAACCCACATATGTCCAATTTAATGACAAGACTGTTGTGTGGGACCATGTCTAAGCCTTTACAGAAGCTGATAGATCATTATAAGGCCACTGGCTCTGTGTATGTTTGTGTCACATGTGTCACATGTCGCATGTTTCTGTCTGTGTGGGCAGCCATGTACAGCTGTGGTGTGTGTGGGTATACATTTGTATATGAGTATTACATACGTGTGGCTGTTTGGACTAAAAGTTAGCCTCACTACCAGTTGGAGTCAAAGTCACTGGTGTTTAGAGCATGAAAGGGGATACCCATGAAATAGGTGGAAAATCAAATGGTAGAAAATCACGTGCAGGTCTGCTGTATTCCCAGGTTAAGGACAAACTACAAGCTAAATGTGcaaaggaaacaggaagaagTTGGCCACTACATCTGAGTTTTGTCCTCAGTTTGGTCAGATTTGCATTTCAGCATGTTATGAAACAGGTAAATCCCTGAAGAGGCCTGGCAACTTCTTTTGGGCCTGGAGGATTACTCAGATTCACCACATCGCTAAAGGAGGTTTACAGGACAGTCACATAAGAAGCCTAATAACTTTGGGCAcaaattttcactgtttcaaCACCTGACACACAATGGAAtattaaagcaaacatttacCTGGGTTTTCCACCCACATCCTCTGCCCGTGGGCCCATTTAAGCACAGATGTGGACCTTCTCCCATTGCCTGTGCCATGTGGCAGGTGCATCTGTGTTCAGGCACAGCCATGCCTGGCTATGGGCCCTGTTGATCTGCACTCACAGCCACAGTGACCAGGTGCCAAGAGAAACCTGCAGTACTCCTGCAGACCCAGCACTGGGCACTGATGTGAATGGAAAGCAATGCAGCTATGCAAATCCTGAAAATAGTCTGGGAAGATCATCTATCAATGATGGCATTTGATAAGTGACAAAAGATGATTTGCACTAAGAATCTTGGGTTTTCCTGTAAGATTTTTTCAAGACAATCCGTTATGTAAAATATcaccttccctctcttcctccaaAGAGAGAGGTGTTTCTACGTATCACACATCTTGCTGTGGTCTGACATTGTGAAATGAcattatataatttttctttgcatttggaaacaaatctaattcctctctctgctcagtGCAAGTGTGTCAGTCAGCCCATGAGCTGGTGCTAGTGCAGCCACTTCTTTCCAAAACTAAccattgtttcatttcttattgCAGAGTAAACTGCTAGCAGTAGTCAATTGGAAGGCAGTTTTGCCTCCATCTTCATGTGGTTTTTAACTGCTTCATCAGACACAGACAATGTGGCTTTGACACAGGATAGCCTCTTATACACAGCAAAGGCTTTACCTCTTTCCTAACACTGCTGAATTTCCTTGCAATTTCCGGCCTATCATTTAGATTTGGAAACgaaaaagaagaaaggtggTTATTCAAGTGACAATTGGTAACTTccaacccctttttttttctgtaaagtatTCTGTCTCCTCAAGTTTCCTGAGTTAGAAAGTCACATACATAGCACAACCCTCAGATAACTATGAAACCACTTTGTGCCTGCAACATGTTGTCTCAGAGGGAGCGTAATCTTTCTGTAATAAGTCTTGTAAGTTTCTTGAAAGACATTCTGGAGAACAACCCCCAGGCTATTTGAAAAACATAGTccaaaaaaagagttttctcaGCTAAAacatttatacatttaaaagagaaatgaattCTAAGAAAAGTTGAATTCatcatacatttttaaaggaaccAGATAACCTATTTCTATTAGCCATATCCAGGAGCAAAACCAACAGCTCTTCACTCAACTATATAACCTCTCTGCACCTGAATTTTTAAGTAATTGTATATCTGTCATTTTCAACATGTAACAGCATGCAAGACTGCATGCAGAGGTAGGCATAACCCAACTGacagatttaaatatttccttaaaaaagcaATCATTTGCTGTAATCAgtcttctctgaattttttataATACATACAGGGACAATTTTGTATTTCCTCACACACCACAGCATGTCCCACAAATACCTTCATTGAATTCAGTGGTTGGGTGTTTGGCTTGGCTGAGAAGGCATGAGATTTCTGCTTGCTCCAGCTGAAAACCCAGTTCTTCTTGTAGGCCAAGGATGAGAATGCAGCATGCATTCCTGTCCCCAAGCCCTAAGAGGAGGTTTTCAGCCAAGGCCTGCTGCCTCAGGGGCAGATTGCCAGCTCACTCCCTGAGGGTAGTGgctcctgcactgctctgcacagtGCTCCATGCCTGGGGAACATCAGAACTCCTGTAGTAGCATGGAGAGTGCAAGTGCTACTGGAGCAGAGATGAGGGTTGTAGGTGCTGATGATGTTGTCAAGGTAA
It includes:
- the LOC104687230 gene encoding antigen WC1.1, producing MAIKEHLSTPVLWLLLLSIQVSLGADELRLSNGTGPCSGRVEVKHEEQWGTVCDGDWTIKDAEVVCKQLRCGYAVKALNRAPFGEGTGPTWLYRVDCRGDESALWNCTHTGWGSFTCPHYFDIGVICSGFSDLRLTGGDTACSGHLEVKQEESWVTVCFSHIDFKTASVVCNELECGHAVDTLRGTHFGDRHELIWQEEFHCVGNEIHLADCPRNIHHTNTCSHDATVVCSGYGGYRLANGSTACSGRVELLHGGTWGTLCDYLWDLPAANIICQQLDCGVALQIPSEQSFGEGNGTVWNGTFSCKKNGSRLRDCPVRALSHDECPAGKEARVVCSGCPGGRLVNGTTCSGIVEIRHGDTWGRLCRSHWNLQAASVLCHQLNCGYAKSIQMEDGFVDGNGPIWRDAFHCEGTESCLWDCAQVTLGNPTCSAKEAATVTCSGLAESLRLSGGESRCDGRVEIFLHGVWSRVLDDDWDIKDAHVVCRQLQCGTAEKAYYLPKSERGMGLVGLRSVQCTGNETQLMLCNTSHHQTVPTGVSEDVGVICLGSRQMKLVNGTNRCAGRVELYHHGIWGTICDDNWDLSDANVVCKQLGCGHAIEAFVSAHYGAGSGQIWLDDVNCTGAESDLWACPSRAWGQHNCQHKEDAGVLCSDFLALRLVNGNDCAGRVEVFYNGTWGSVCSNRMSQLTAATVCKHLGCGEGGRIATDFKYGRGSGPTWLDHIECTEQHSSLWQCQSDPWNPQSCDNRAEETHITCTGRREATSPAALAECPNSTSCSDREKLRVMGGEDECSGRVEIWHQGSWGTICDDTWDMADANVVCRQLGCGSAVSALSEAAFGEGTGPIWLEKVHCKGTELSLWDCPTKPLFGKNCDHKEDAAVNCSGVTETTASPTRADRPRRPATGSTRLSVPVILSIILGTLLCLVLAILAGQIRRARAQQRGSGLSYDPFSEAVYEEIDYSLMRKKQGVTFLSGLSTGSLSKQVYRGVSDEENGPEATQETSPPPENALEDGYDDATEAHRPGDASLSGQNEQDIIGIPGESDRNKDSQTGEARKAVQFCSYSQLIYTHALLSL